A window from Triticum aestivum cultivar Chinese Spring chromosome 6D, IWGSC CS RefSeq v2.1, whole genome shotgun sequence encodes these proteins:
- the LOC123142509 gene encoding trihelix transcription factor GTL1-like, with translation MAVTRISSAVAPDDAENIDAARLPKLAVDALAALCPVDAVRLLHLAVDALADALDALCPDRRRLLSGPGAAEKPPTADASSFPADDMLGDSSGNGGGGPWPVRNQWAREETLALIRIRSEMAAAFRDAAVRDKVPLWIWEEVSSKLAKLGYERRSAKKCREKLGGLNRSYKRAEQSRAGRQDGRSYPFSQALDALHAATARAWLQKHQEQLLMVLGGRGPPQPHAFSAPRPMSAMPPPPPPRFPIMPAPVSWAAPAELPQPPPVCLQGLSFPSMSESESDDDGPEVGEMTAATGDSLGKRKRKRGGGRKKMMAFVEGLMKQVVQRQEEMQQRFLAAMEKREAERAAREEAWRRQEVARLKREQAQRAHDRAAAASRHASIIAFIQRVGGQAAQVPPIVFPTPTPTPFQTPPPRQATPQPVPAAPLQRQPPPQPRQKLMPLRATSPPQPQPIPAAPLQWQPPPQAPQAQHKETTQEEAHGPRLLPAHHHSRWFPPPWSNASPKFADHSLQQS, from the exons atggcagtgacaagg ATTTCATCtgcagttgcccccgacgacgccgagaaCATCGACGCGGCCAGGCTGCCCAAGCTTGCCGTCGACGCCCTCGCCGCCCTTTGCCCCgtcgacgccgtcaggctgctccacctcgccgtcgACGCCCTCGCCGATGCCCTCGACGCCCTCTGCCCTGAC CGTCGTCGCCTCCTCTCCGGACCTGGTGCCGCCGAGAAGCCGCCCACCGCCGACGCCAGCAGCTTCCCCGCCGACGACATGCTCGGCGACTCcagcggcaacggcggcggcgggccgTGGCCTGTCCGCAACCAGTGGGCGCGGGAGGAGACGCTGGCCCTCATCAGGATCCGGTCGGAGATGGCCGCCGCCTTCCGCGACGCCGCCGTCAGGGACAAGGTTCCCCTCTGGATCTGGGAAGAGGTCTCCAGCAAGCTCGCGAAGCTTGGCTACGAGAGGAGGAGCGCCAAGAAGTGCAGGGAGAAGCTCGGGGGCCTGAACAGGTCCTACAAGCGCGCCGAGCAGAGCCGGGCCGGCAGGCAGGACGGCCGGAGCTACCCCTTCTCCCAGGCGCTCGACGCGCTGcacgccgccaccgcccgcgcGTGGCTGCAGAAGCACCAGGAGCAGCTGCTGATGGTCCTCGGCGGCCGCGGCCCCCCGCAGCCGCACGCCTTCTCGGCGCCGCGGCCGATGAGCgcaatgccgccgccgccgccaccgaggttCCCGATCATGCCGGCTCCTGTTTCTTGGGCGGCGCCTGCGGAGCTTCCCCAGCCACCTCCCGTCTGTCTGCAAGGCCTGAGCTTCCCGTCCATGTCCGAGTCCGAGTCTGATGACGACGGGCCCGAGGTTGGCGAGATGACGGCGGCGACCGGCGACAGCCTCGGCAAGCGCAAGCGCAAGCGTGGCGGCGGCAGGAAGAAGATGATGGCTTTCGTGGAGGGGCTGATGAAGCAGGTCGTCCAGAGGCAAGAGGAGATGCAGCAGCGGTTCCTGGcggcaatggagaagagggaggcgGAGCGCGCGGCGCGGGAGGAGGCCTGGCGCCggcaggaggtggcccggctcaAGCGCGAGCAGGCGCAGCGCGCGCACgaccgcgccgcggcggcctcccGCCACGCCTCCATCATCGCCTTCATCCAGCGCGTCGGCGGGCAGGCCGCCCAGGTCCCGCCCATCGTCTTCCCCACGCCCACGCCGACGCCGTTCCAGACACCGCCGCCGCGTCAGGCCACACCGCAGCCCGTCCCAGCCGCGCCGCTCCAACGCCAGCCACCGCCGCAACCTCGACAGAAGCTGATGCCGCTGCGGGCCACGTCGCCGCCCCAGCCGCAGCCCATCCCAGCCGCTCCGCTCCAATGGCAGCCACCGCCGCAAGCACCACAGGCACAGCACAAGGAAACGACGCAGGAAGAGGCGCACGGACCCCGTCTCCTGCCGGCTCATCATCACTCGCGCTGGTTCCCGCCGCCATGGAGCAATGCTTCTCCCAAGTTTGCAGATCACAGCTTGCAGCAGTCGTAG